In one window of Lynx canadensis isolate LIC74 chromosome B3, mLynCan4.pri.v2, whole genome shotgun sequence DNA:
- the PARP16 gene encoding protein mono-ADP-ribosyltransferase PARP16 isoform X1, producing the protein MQPAGWAAVREAVGRDMLAADLRCSLFASALQSYKRDSVLRPFPTSYARHDCKDFEALLADASKLPNLKELLQSSGDKDKRARDLVSWILSSKVLTIHSAGKSEFEKIQKLTGAPHTPVPVPDFLFEIEYSNPANAKFYETKGERDLIYAFHGSRLENFHSIIHNGLHCHLNKTSLFGEGTYLTSDLSLALIYSPHGLGWQRSLLGPILSCVAVCEVIDHPDVKCQMKKKDSKEIDRRRARIKHSEGGDIPPKYFVVTNNQLLRVKYLLVYSQKQPKSRASSQLSWFSSHWFTVMISLYLLLLLIVSAINSSAFQHFWNRAKR; encoded by the exons ATGCAGCCAGCAGGCTGGGCGGCCGTCAGGGAGGCGGTGGGCCGCGACATGCTGGCCGCTGACCTCCGTTGCAGCCTCTTCGCCTCGGCGCTGCAGAGCTACAAGCGCGACTCGGTGCTGCGGCCCTTCCCTACGTCCTATGCCCGCCACGACTGCAAGGACTTTGAGGCCCTG CTTGCAGATGCCAGCAAGCTACCCAACCTGAAAGAACTTCTCCAGTCCTCCGGAGACAAAGACAAACGTGCCAGGGATCTGGTGAGCTGGATTTTATCCTCAAAGGTCCTGACAATCCACAGTGCAGGGAAGTCAGAG TTCGAAAAGATCCAAAAGCTGACCGGTGCCCCTCACACGCCTGTCCCCGTGCCGGACTTCCTGTTTGAAATTGAGTACTCCAACCCAGCGAACGCCAAATTTTATGAGACCAAAGGAGAACGAGACCTAATCTACGCCTTCCACGGGAGTCGCCTCGAAAACTTCCATTCCATCATCCACAATGGGCTGCATTGCCACCTGAACAAG ACATCCTTGTTTGGGGAAGGGACCTACCTCACCAGTGACTTGAGCCTGGCCCTCATTTATAGCCCCCATGGCCTTGGATGGCAGCGCAGCCTCCTTGGCCCCATCCTCagctgtgtggctgtgtgtgAAGTCATTGATCATCCAGATGTCAAGTGCCAAAtgaagaagaagg ATTCTAAGGAGATAGATCGCAGGAGAGCAAGAATCAAACATAGTGAAGGTGGAGACATCCCTCCAAAGTACTTTGTGGTCACCAATAACCAGCTCCTGCGAGTGAAGTACCTGCTGGTGTACTCACAGAAGCAGCCCAAGAG CAGGGCTTCAAGCCAGCTGTCCTGGTTTTCCAGCCATTGGTTTACGGTCATGATATCCCTGtatctgctgctgctgctcattGTGAGTGCCATCAACTCCTCAGCTTTCCAACACTTCTGGAATCGTGCAAAGAGATAA
- the PARP16 gene encoding protein mono-ADP-ribosyltransferase PARP16 isoform X3, whose protein sequence is MQPAGWAAVREAVGRDMLAADLRCSLFASALQSYKRDSVLRPFPTSYARHDCKDFEALLADASKLPNLKELLQSSGDKDKRARDLFEKIQKLTGAPHTPVPVPDFLFEIEYSNPANAKFYETKGERDLIYAFHGSRLENFHSIIHNGLHCHLNKTSLFGEGTYLTSDLSLALIYSPHGLGWQRSLLGPILSCVAVCEVIDHPDVKCQMKKKDSKEIDRRRARIKHSEGGDIPPKYFVVTNNQLLRVKYLLVYSQKQPKSRASSQLSWFSSHWFTVMISLYLLLLLIVSAINSSAFQHFWNRAKR, encoded by the exons ATGCAGCCAGCAGGCTGGGCGGCCGTCAGGGAGGCGGTGGGCCGCGACATGCTGGCCGCTGACCTCCGTTGCAGCCTCTTCGCCTCGGCGCTGCAGAGCTACAAGCGCGACTCGGTGCTGCGGCCCTTCCCTACGTCCTATGCCCGCCACGACTGCAAGGACTTTGAGGCCCTG CTTGCAGATGCCAGCAAGCTACCCAACCTGAAAGAACTTCTCCAGTCCTCCGGAGACAAAGACAAACGTGCCAGGGATCTG TTCGAAAAGATCCAAAAGCTGACCGGTGCCCCTCACACGCCTGTCCCCGTGCCGGACTTCCTGTTTGAAATTGAGTACTCCAACCCAGCGAACGCCAAATTTTATGAGACCAAAGGAGAACGAGACCTAATCTACGCCTTCCACGGGAGTCGCCTCGAAAACTTCCATTCCATCATCCACAATGGGCTGCATTGCCACCTGAACAAG ACATCCTTGTTTGGGGAAGGGACCTACCTCACCAGTGACTTGAGCCTGGCCCTCATTTATAGCCCCCATGGCCTTGGATGGCAGCGCAGCCTCCTTGGCCCCATCCTCagctgtgtggctgtgtgtgAAGTCATTGATCATCCAGATGTCAAGTGCCAAAtgaagaagaagg ATTCTAAGGAGATAGATCGCAGGAGAGCAAGAATCAAACATAGTGAAGGTGGAGACATCCCTCCAAAGTACTTTGTGGTCACCAATAACCAGCTCCTGCGAGTGAAGTACCTGCTGGTGTACTCACAGAAGCAGCCCAAGAG CAGGGCTTCAAGCCAGCTGTCCTGGTTTTCCAGCCATTGGTTTACGGTCATGATATCCCTGtatctgctgctgctgctcattGTGAGTGCCATCAACTCCTCAGCTTTCCAACACTTCTGGAATCGTGCAAAGAGATAA
- the PARP16 gene encoding protein mono-ADP-ribosyltransferase PARP16 isoform X2 yields MQPAGWAAVREAVGRDMLAADLRCSLFASALQSYKRDSVLRPFPTSYARHDCKDFEALLADASKLPNLKELLQSSGDKDKRARDLVSWILSSKVLTIHSAGKSEFEKIQKLTGAPHTPVPVPDFLFEIEYSNPANAKFYETKGERDLIYAFHGSRLENFHSIIHNGLHCHLNKTSLFGEGTYLTSDLSLALIYSPHGLGWQRSLLGPILSCVAVCEVIDHPDVKCQMKKKDSKEIDRRRARIKHSEGGDIPPKYFVVTNNQLLRVKYLLVYSQKQPKRASSQLSWFSSHWFTVMISLYLLLLLIVSAINSSAFQHFWNRAKR; encoded by the exons ATGCAGCCAGCAGGCTGGGCGGCCGTCAGGGAGGCGGTGGGCCGCGACATGCTGGCCGCTGACCTCCGTTGCAGCCTCTTCGCCTCGGCGCTGCAGAGCTACAAGCGCGACTCGGTGCTGCGGCCCTTCCCTACGTCCTATGCCCGCCACGACTGCAAGGACTTTGAGGCCCTG CTTGCAGATGCCAGCAAGCTACCCAACCTGAAAGAACTTCTCCAGTCCTCCGGAGACAAAGACAAACGTGCCAGGGATCTGGTGAGCTGGATTTTATCCTCAAAGGTCCTGACAATCCACAGTGCAGGGAAGTCAGAG TTCGAAAAGATCCAAAAGCTGACCGGTGCCCCTCACACGCCTGTCCCCGTGCCGGACTTCCTGTTTGAAATTGAGTACTCCAACCCAGCGAACGCCAAATTTTATGAGACCAAAGGAGAACGAGACCTAATCTACGCCTTCCACGGGAGTCGCCTCGAAAACTTCCATTCCATCATCCACAATGGGCTGCATTGCCACCTGAACAAG ACATCCTTGTTTGGGGAAGGGACCTACCTCACCAGTGACTTGAGCCTGGCCCTCATTTATAGCCCCCATGGCCTTGGATGGCAGCGCAGCCTCCTTGGCCCCATCCTCagctgtgtggctgtgtgtgAAGTCATTGATCATCCAGATGTCAAGTGCCAAAtgaagaagaagg ATTCTAAGGAGATAGATCGCAGGAGAGCAAGAATCAAACATAGTGAAGGTGGAGACATCCCTCCAAAGTACTTTGTGGTCACCAATAACCAGCTCCTGCGAGTGAAGTACCTGCTGGTGTACTCACAGAAGCAGCCCAAGAG GGCTTCAAGCCAGCTGTCCTGGTTTTCCAGCCATTGGTTTACGGTCATGATATCCCTGtatctgctgctgctgctcattGTGAGTGCCATCAACTCCTCAGCTTTCCAACACTTCTGGAATCGTGCAAAGAGATAA
- the PARP16 gene encoding protein mono-ADP-ribosyltransferase PARP16 isoform X4: MQPAGWAAVREAVGRDMLAADLRCSLFASALQSYKRDSVLRPFPTSYARHDCKDFEALLADASKLPNLKELLQSSGDKDKRARDLVSWILSSKVLTIHSAGKSEFEKIQKLTGAPHTPVPVPDFLFEIEYSNPANAKFYETKGERDLIYAFHGSRLENFHSIIHNGLHCHLNKTSLFGEGTYLTSDLSLALIYSPHGLGWQRSLLGPILSCVAVCEVIDHPDVKCQMKKKDSKEIDRRRARIKHSEGGDIPPKYFVVTNNQLLRVKYLLVYSQKQPKRRIRPGEVTCPR; this comes from the exons ATGCAGCCAGCAGGCTGGGCGGCCGTCAGGGAGGCGGTGGGCCGCGACATGCTGGCCGCTGACCTCCGTTGCAGCCTCTTCGCCTCGGCGCTGCAGAGCTACAAGCGCGACTCGGTGCTGCGGCCCTTCCCTACGTCCTATGCCCGCCACGACTGCAAGGACTTTGAGGCCCTG CTTGCAGATGCCAGCAAGCTACCCAACCTGAAAGAACTTCTCCAGTCCTCCGGAGACAAAGACAAACGTGCCAGGGATCTGGTGAGCTGGATTTTATCCTCAAAGGTCCTGACAATCCACAGTGCAGGGAAGTCAGAG TTCGAAAAGATCCAAAAGCTGACCGGTGCCCCTCACACGCCTGTCCCCGTGCCGGACTTCCTGTTTGAAATTGAGTACTCCAACCCAGCGAACGCCAAATTTTATGAGACCAAAGGAGAACGAGACCTAATCTACGCCTTCCACGGGAGTCGCCTCGAAAACTTCCATTCCATCATCCACAATGGGCTGCATTGCCACCTGAACAAG ACATCCTTGTTTGGGGAAGGGACCTACCTCACCAGTGACTTGAGCCTGGCCCTCATTTATAGCCCCCATGGCCTTGGATGGCAGCGCAGCCTCCTTGGCCCCATCCTCagctgtgtggctgtgtgtgAAGTCATTGATCATCCAGATGTCAAGTGCCAAAtgaagaagaagg ATTCTAAGGAGATAGATCGCAGGAGAGCAAGAATCAAACATAGTGAAGGTGGAGACATCCCTCCAAAGTACTTTGTGGTCACCAATAACCAGCTCCTGCGAGTGAAGTACCTGCTGGTGTACTCACAGAAGCAGCCCAAGAG